The Verrucomicrobiota bacterium nucleotide sequence ACCGGCGAGATCGGCGACGGCAAGATCTTCGTCCTCGACCTCGCCGAGTGCATCCGCATCCGCACCGGCGCCACCGGCCGCGAAGCGATCGGGTAGAAGTCTCACGCGCCCTTCTTCGCCAAGGCTTCCAAGGGCAGGAAGACGCACAGGGGCATATCCGCGAAGGCTCCTATGCTGCTGGTTCCCTGCGCCTATGCTTGAGGTCCTCCTGCGCGGCGCGGAGTTGCTCGACGACCTCGTAGCGGCCGAACTCGGGGAGCAAGTTGCCGTTGCGGCCCTTGCCCATCTCGAGGCCTTCGCCGGGCTGGTTGTGGTCGTCCGAGCCGTTGGTCTTGATCAGCTTCTGGGCCGGGTGCGCGGCATTGTACTCGTCGACCATGGCGGAGAAGAGCTGCGTCTGGTAGAGGCCGGTCTCGTCATCAGTCGTGTTGCGCCAACCGTCCACCTCAACGGCCATCAGCCCCGCCTCGCCAAGCCGCCAGATCGTCTCGCCGATCCCGGCGTTCGTCTTGCCTTCCTTGTTTTTCAGCTCGGTCGGATGCGACAGCCCCGGCACGCCGCCCAGCTCGAGCACGTAGTGGATGAATGCCTCGGGTGAAATGTCGAGCGAACCGACATCGAGCGGCT carries:
- a CDS encoding transcriptional regulator → TGEIGDGKIFVLDLAECIRIRTGATGREAIG